AAAAATATAATTTGGTGAATGCAGAAAAAAGGCAGGTGAGCATGAAATAAGGCTGTGTAATGAAATATATCAAGAAAGATTACGTTCTGTTTTCAATTTTTCCAATGCTTTTTTCTTAAATCCTTTAAAATTTTTCAGAATACTAAAAAAAGGAACAGGAATAATATCTTGACTTGCTGTTTTTTGGATTTTTTTACTGATTTTTCCTTTTGTAACAAGTTCTTTTCCGGCAAGTTCAATTGCATTGTAACTTTCCAAAATTTTAGGATATTGCTTTTCTTTTTCCGGGTCTTTGCCGTAAGCTGTAAGTTTTCCCAAACGTCTGATAATTGTTCCTGCTTGCGGAGCATCCATAAATTTTGAGAATGTTCGAAAATATGAAACTACATTTTTAGACATTTCATTTTCAAAATTATCATGACAAATTAATGTTACAAAGGGTTTTGAACATATATCTTTACTGATGTGATGGAAAAACAGTCCGCTTTCGGATAATTTTAAATCCCCGCTGTTACCGGTTGAATTCATTCGGTCGATAAATATCTTCATTAATCCGGACATATTAAAAACATAAATTGGTGTGGCATAGATAATTATATCGGCTTCACGCATTTTGTTAAAAATCATTGCCACATCGTCTTTTTCTTCATAGATACATTTTAAAAG
This genomic window from Bacteroidales bacterium contains:
- a CDS encoding NAD(P)H-dependent oxidoreductase, with product LLKCIYEEKDDVAMIFNKMREADIIIYATPIYVFNMSGLMKIFIDRMNSTGNSGDLKLSESGLFFHHISKDICSKPFVTLICHDNFENEMSKNVVSYFRTFSKFMDAPQAGTIIRRLGKLTAYGKDPEKEKQYPKILESYNAIELAGKELVTKGKISKKIQKTASQDIIPVPFFSILKNFKGFKKKALEKLKTERNLS